The Pleurodeles waltl isolate 20211129_DDA chromosome 7, aPleWal1.hap1.20221129, whole genome shotgun sequence genome contains the following window.
CTCCATGGAAGTCCATCCATGTAAATTCCCGGAATAATGGGAAAGCTCAACCGGGGTCGCCTGATCTTAATGCCCATTGTCATTTTTATAGTTGGGCCAAATGTATGTTGGCGACCAGGGTGGTACCCTCAAACTCAGTGAAGGGCGGCTTGTGCGTGAAAAGTCAGAGTCTTGGCTTTCCAGTGGCTGGCTTGCTTATCTTATTTCTGTGAGCCTTGGTGGCAGCGGCCCACGACTACACCTCAGTTCCCTCCCTGGGGTACATGGCGCTGTTTGAGCTAAGGCTGTTGTAGAAATGAGAATTGAACTGGTTCAGCACTGAACTGCCGTAGTAGGGGCTGGAGGATACTGAATTTGACCACTCGGAGCCACCGTGGCTTGGGATGGTGGTGAGCGGCGAGTAGGAGTTGAAGCCCCCCATGCTCTGTCCCATTTTGTCAGGAGTGTCACTGGTGAGTCCGAGGGTCACGGGACGGTTCCCCGAGCTGGCGCCGTTCACGTACGCCGCCGTCATGCTGGAGAGGAAGCTGTTGAGGCACGGGCTGGGAGGAGAGGACCTCTTTTCCGGTGAGTTCTCGCTTCCAGGCGGTGACAGCTCCAGGATGTCTTGGTGCTCGCCGCTCTTCGGGCTGCCGCTTAGGGGACTGTCCTCTGGTTTGTCCGAGGCCAGAGCTCCTGTGCTGGAGCTCATGTcagacttcctcttcctcttcctacgGAAGTTACCATTGTCGAACATCTTCTCACAGTTAGGGTCCAATGTCCAGTAGTTACCTTTGCCTGTGAAACGAAAAGACAGGTTACTTGGAGGTCCAGCGGCTGCATGCACACGTGCGTCACTGCGCTTCTAATCTAGACAAGAGGACTAAAGTGCTTGATTTACACTGAATAGAAATGGTGCCTTTTAAAGTTATTGCATGAGACAAGCGCTATTGTGCTCTGACACAATAGCCCTTTTCTCATCACTAATGGAAGGCATTGCCCAGCTGCGATTAACCCCTAATTACTGAGACGGAACTCTGGCACACAAAGGGCAAGCGCTAAAAAGAAGGAATCCGTGGTCAGGCAGTCTCTAAGACAACACCTTGAGACAAAACTGCTAATGTAGCGTGGGGGCTACATTCCATGTTTCACATGAAGTCAGAAGCAATAACAATTTACTCAGAAACAGATTAAATAGCACCCCCCATTTCATTTTCTCTTCTGCCATTTGTAAGCTACGCCTGaactgcagagatgctgtcatgaACAGCTTGGTCGTCCTTTCTGCAAGATGTTAATAAGCAGTCTTTGAAAACGTGACCGTCTTACTTAATGGTGCACTTTCACTTCATTACCCGCAGATCTTACTTGGGCTAACCCCTCCTCACTCcatgcttcctgcctcccccagcacacacagacacaatcataaaacacaggcacattgttgTGTTTCACCACTAATAATAATAGCGTGCAATCTGAAACGTGCGCACTGAAGGAAAAAAAAGACAGACAATACTTGTGGGGAACAAGACTGAAGAGGCAAATCTTCGTTTTCTTCGGAATATTCTCCAGTCCGTCTATTTTTGTAAAACCCACACAAACGCTTCAGCAATGGTGATTATGCAAAGCAGTGACTGATTTCAGCATGCAAGAAATTAACAGGTTAACAGTTGCCTGGCCATTTGCTGCCTCACATCAGTCAAATCAAACAAAGCTTTTAAGGCAGCCTGAAACCCAACATTTATGTTTGCAAGACAGCAAAAATACAATTTGGTCATTTGGATCTGAAAAAGTGAACTGGGTTACCTGGGTCATCCTCGTCCCTGGGAACTTTCTTGAAACAGTCGTTGAGAGACAGGTTGTGCCGGATGGAGTTCTGCCAGCCAGCTTTGCTCTTGTTGTAGAATGGAAAGTTGTCAGCCACATACTGGTAGATCTGGCTCAGTGTCAGCCGCCTGTCTGGGGCCCCATGGATGGCCATAGCGATGAGTGCGGAGTAGGAGTAAGGTGGCCTCACCAGCTTCATCAGCTCCTCTTGCGATGGCATGGGCAGCCAGCTCAGGTCGGCGCCCCCCAGACCGTGCATGCTGGGAAGCAGCTGCCGCTGCATCCCATAGGACTGGGGCATGAAGGGGCCAGTGTTGGATCCCTGCAGGTAAGGCGGTGGCGTCATGGAGGGCCCGTTGAGCCAGAGGTAAGGGTTGGCGGTTGCGCTGTAGTCGCTGGTGTCAAAGTTCGAAGGGCGCTGAGGGCTAGGCATGTTCTGAGGATGGAAGAAGTTCTCACAGTAGATGTTCATCTCTGGAGGCTCTTGGCCAATATTTGGAAACTGTGGGCTGCAGCGAGGTGGGGAGTGTGGCTGTGGATCAAATGAGCTCATGCTCTAAGTGCAGGAAGCCTCCAGCGTCGAATACACCTGTGTTATTATTTTCAGGTGAAGCAGGTGCACCACCTGTGCCCCAGCCCTAGTATTTATACACCTGTTCGTGTTTAGGTTTCTCTGCTTGCTCCACCCAGGCCTGCCTGAGTGGCTGGAGATCAGACAGATATGCGCCGTGGAATGCTGGTTCCTCCACACCGGCCTGTCACAGCAGCCGCATCACAATCCATCAATCAGTCACAGTGTATTTAGCCAGCACCGAAAAGAAGCCCATTATGAAACGCGTGGGTGTTTATCATTTACATGAATGGAGGAATTTTCCATGActgctgaaataataaaaaaaagaaaagaaaaaaaaaactaccatgAAGCAGCACCGATCTGCCAGGTAATCAGAGTGCAATGGATCAACTTTTAAACGAGCATACATATAACAATACCTATAAAAAACAAACACCTGGTGTACTTGCCAGGTTTTCAAACGGCAGCGTCTCAAATTGTGCTGAAGCAGAATTATTGTTTTATTTGGTAACTTTATTGTAGATTATAGGATATCATTGCTGTGTGCTTTGGGTACTTtatagggaaaaaaaacacagttcGGTGTATTTGTGTGGTTTCCTACGCACATCCACACATTCTTAGGTTATTACACTAGCATTTCTCTCTAAATCAAGTAATTATTTTTATGCATACGCCCTCATTCTCTtcagtttttatttcaaattgcacAAGAGAGCTCTGATTTGAAATAAATTGTTTTCTTTCGACCTCCCACACCCGCCGCGCCTTTACCGAGCAGGGGATGCATTGGCAGATTTGCGAAAGGTACATGTGAAACGTCTGCCTCGTTGCACCGAAGCTACACGTTCAAACACTTCAGCATTCACATTCTCTGGTGCAGCAATTATGGCGGATGCCCGGCTGGCAGCCGTAACTACCGACCAGTGTGAAAGAGGACACCGAGAAAGCCGGGTGAGCACACTGAACAACGGAAAGGAATTAGGTAACCAACTCCCCTTGCTTCCAGTATATTTCCCAGTCCACCCCAAAGCAGTGATCACTGGCAGCAGGAGTTGGAAATAAAGAATGCAAAGATGTAGGGCTCGATTTACAATTGTTTTCCTGTAAGTAGTTGTATGTCACTCCCTGTGCGATTCTCTCCTAAATTTTGAAAAGTAAAATTCACTTACACGCAAAAAAAAGTTTTATAGAAGGGGCAAAAGAATGCGGAGATTTTGGAGATATCGCCCCACTGTCCTAATTTTCAACTTTTGATTTTGACCTGGAAGTAATGAGTTTCAAAACAGACACACCCaatttaggcccacatttaagaggttctagggcctccttgtgccacattatcgtCATTTTTTATAACGCTAATATGTCTCAAGGAAGCCAAattcactgcaccagatttacaaagtggcacactggatgcattgcaacactttgtagcctcttgcaccacgttatgcctgtggcaggtataatgcatgcaagggggacgTGCCCCCATAAGGGGGAtcgcaaaaatgatgcagtgaaatccatgagattccactgtgccatttttagcagctatttttaaagcctgcacagagcaggggttaaaagggggcaccccattatttataatgggcccctatgtaccttgcaggattagctccaacatttttggtgctaatcctgcaatgtactacaatagcgccaacatttttgacactattgtcccaacctgcgccatggtgcgccgtatgtttaatacagcgcacacatggtggtgttaggtgggtgctgatgggtggaagaaaagtggtgctgcatataatgcagtaccactttccttaaattttggctttagggtcagatgtacaaagaagTGGCGCAATGTagcgcagcaagcaaagttgctgtgctgtgttttgccatctggagagagcagaactgtgtcaCATCTTCAAGGAAATTGTGCACTTATGCTTTCTCCATGCACTGGCAAACTTTGTGCTGCAtagcacaaacacaagcacttttgtaccatagtgccagggtgcctgtgttgtagtcaTGATAGTTTTTGTGTAGGGAggagtactttcctgcacaaaaaatatccTTTGTGGCTATTTCCTCATTTCACGTGTGCTGCTATTTTGGCTCAAATCCTTGTCCCCAAATCTTTGTAGttatgggtttgtgccaaaatccatgggtggatgcacaggaacgcccatgcaccactcatggaagCCTCCAGGCAAAGTTTAACACAAGGCCTCGCAATCCTCAGCATTGAGTTACAAGTTTTTATAAAGTAACAAAATCAACATTTGATTTGttaatcccaaaatgcattttacatCGGGTCTGCGTAAAAAAAGAGAGGCAAAGCTgatgcaaaatatttgtaaatttggTCATTAGCATCATTGTGTTGTCCTGGTCAAATCAGTAAGGGCTGATTTGAGATTGAGCCTGTCACTCCTGTTACGAGTCCCTAAGGCATTCGGATTAGAGTATTATTTGCCAACAATCAGTGCTTATCAGTAACTGATCAGAGCAAGTGAAAAGAAAATGTAGTGTTCCTCTGATAAATTAATGCATCAAAACTCATGACCAGCTAAAGCAGTCTCACCTCCAGAATTATAAAACATGCAGAGCTTGTGGGCATGACATTTTGTGTGAGCAACAGTCATTTTTCCTACACTAAGATCTGAGTGAGAGATCAGATTGCAAAGAGCTTTCCCTCCAGCCATGtgctttccccccccccaaaaaaaaacgaacaTCGCTCACAAATGCTTAGTAATCACTATCTCCTTTCCTGCATGTTCCAAATGTAATGCCAAGAAGAAAGGAAATCTTGTATGACCCCTAGTGATGGGTTAGTGCAACTGAGGCAGAGATCTGAGAGTCTTAAGGTGGAGGAACAATTAAGGAAGAGAAAATGGTCTTAATATTGCAAGTTTTAGAGTGGAAGTATTTCGAGAAACCAGTGACTGAAGTTTGGAATGGGTGATTGTGCAGGGAGGGAGTGAAGTAGTGACTTGATGAATGTGAATACATATTTTGGGTGAGGTCTGAGAGACTTGTTTCGGTCCTGGAtatcatttagtttttttttgttaagcAGGGCAATTAGGGTGTTAAACACCTATTTGTAGTTTTCTAGATCATC
Protein-coding sequences here:
- the FOXI1 gene encoding forkhead box protein I1, giving the protein MSSFDPQPHSPPRCSPQFPNIGQEPPEMNIYCENFFHPQNMPSPQRPSNFDTSDYSATANPYLWLNGPSMTPPPYLQGSNTGPFMPQSYGMQRQLLPSMHGLGGADLSWLPMPSQEELMKLVRPPYSYSALIAMAIHGAPDRRLTLSQIYQYVADNFPFYNKSKAGWQNSIRHNLSLNDCFKKVPRDEDDPGKGNYWTLDPNCEKMFDNGNFRRKRKRKSDMSSSTGALASDKPEDSPLSGSPKSGEHQDILELSPPGSENSPEKRSSPPSPCLNSFLSSMTAAYVNGASSGNRPVTLGLTSDTPDKMGQSMGGFNSYSPLTTIPSHGGSEWSNSVSSSPYYGSSVLNQFNSHFYNSLSSNSAMYPREGTEV